One part of the Desulfonema ishimotonii genome encodes these proteins:
- the metG gene encoding methionine--tRNA ligase, with product MSGLFYITTPIYYVNARPHLGHAYTTITADVACRFHAMKSEETYFLTGTDEHGDKIERAARKEEMTPRAYVDKISRLFSDLWPELGISNDQFIRTTDPAHQKVVLQVLQRLYDAGDIYFSEYEGKYCFGCERFYADRELVDGKCPDHETEPEVIRESNYFFRMSKYQDWLIDHIEKNPDFIRPERYRNEALAFLREPLEDLCISRPKSRLQWGIPLPFDDNYVTYVWFDALLNYVSALGYPDGERFRKFWPHVQHVTAKDILKPHGIYWPIMLKAAGIPVYNHLNVHGYWNVGESKMSKSIGNVVEPLALKDVYGLDAFRFFLMRDMVFGLDSDFSEDALIRRINSDLANDLGNLFSRVLSMSHKYFGGVVPETDPDTEAELARLKTGDLRANAATAIDEFETAMDGFAFHKGLAAVWELISRMNKYIDVAAPWELAKNKAGKKELEAVMYQLLEGLRIVSGLIAPVMPDTARSMQKHLGLDPDQPFFRLSTLRQWGTLPPGTQLLRAPRLFPRIDVKKKNAPEEAAVTPEPDVPAIRPQITMEDLAKVDLRVATVVRAEAVPKARKLLKLEVDMGGETRTIISGISGSYAPEDLPGMQVIVVANLKPAKLMGILSSGMLLAAVDGKSVIVGTVEKPVRPGTPLT from the coding sequence ATGTCTGGGCTTTTTTATATAACGACTCCCATCTATTATGTGAACGCACGGCCCCACCTGGGCCATGCCTATACCACCATTACGGCGGATGTGGCATGCCGCTTTCACGCCATGAAGTCCGAGGAAACCTATTTTCTGACCGGCACAGACGAGCACGGCGATAAGATCGAGCGGGCCGCCCGGAAAGAGGAGATGACCCCCAGGGCCTATGTGGACAAGATCAGCCGGCTGTTCAGCGATCTCTGGCCGGAACTCGGTATCAGCAACGACCAGTTCATCCGCACCACGGACCCCGCGCACCAGAAGGTGGTCCTGCAGGTGCTTCAGCGGCTCTACGATGCCGGGGACATTTATTTCAGCGAATATGAGGGAAAATACTGTTTCGGGTGTGAGCGGTTTTATGCAGACCGGGAGCTGGTGGACGGCAAATGCCCGGACCATGAGACCGAGCCGGAGGTGATCCGGGAATCCAACTACTTCTTCCGGATGAGCAAATATCAGGACTGGCTGATTGATCACATTGAAAAGAATCCCGACTTTATCCGGCCGGAGCGCTACCGGAACGAGGCCCTGGCCTTTCTGCGGGAGCCCCTGGAGGATCTCTGCATCTCCCGGCCCAAAAGTCGCCTTCAGTGGGGCATCCCCCTGCCCTTTGACGACAATTATGTGACCTATGTCTGGTTCGACGCGCTGCTCAATTACGTCTCGGCGCTGGGCTATCCCGACGGTGAGCGGTTCCGGAAATTCTGGCCCCATGTCCAGCATGTGACGGCCAAGGATATCCTCAAGCCCCACGGCATCTACTGGCCCATCATGCTCAAAGCCGCCGGGATACCGGTCTACAATCACCTCAACGTTCACGGATACTGGAATGTGGGGGAGAGCAAGATGTCCAAGAGCATCGGCAACGTGGTGGAGCCCCTGGCCCTGAAGGATGTGTACGGGCTGGACGCCTTCCGTTTTTTCCTGATGCGGGACATGGTCTTCGGCCTTGACTCCGATTTCAGCGAAGACGCCCTGATCCGGCGGATCAACTCGGATCTGGCCAACGACCTGGGCAACCTCTTCAGCCGGGTGCTGTCCATGTCCCACAAGTATTTCGGCGGGGTAGTCCCCGAAACCGACCCCGACACCGAGGCGGAGCTGGCGCGCCTGAAGACGGGGGATCTGAGGGCCAATGCGGCCACGGCCATTGACGAATTTGAAACGGCCATGGACGGGTTTGCCTTTCACAAGGGACTGGCGGCGGTCTGGGAACTCATCAGCCGGATGAACAAGTATATCGACGTGGCCGCCCCCTGGGAGCTGGCCAAAAACAAGGCCGGTAAAAAGGAGCTGGAGGCCGTGATGTATCAGCTCCTTGAGGGCCTCAGAATTGTCTCCGGCCTGATCGCTCCGGTCATGCCCGACACGGCCCGCAGTATGCAGAAACACCTGGGCCTGGACCCGGATCAGCCCTTTTTCCGCCTCAGCACATTGCGGCAGTGGGGCACGCTGCCGCCCGGCACGCAGCTGCTCAGAGCGCCCCGTCTCTTTCCCCGGATCGACGTTAAGAAGAAGAATGCCCCGGAAGAGGCCGCCGTCACCCCGGAGCCGGATGTTCCGGCGATCAGGCCGCAGATCACGATGGAGGATCTGGCAAAGGTCGATCTCCGGGTGGCGACCGTTGTCAGGGCAGAGGCGGTGCCCAAGGCCAGAAAGCTGCTGAAGCTGGAGGTGGATATGGGCGGAGAAACGCGGACCATCATATCGGGGATTTCAGGCAGCTATGCCCCTGAGGATCTGCCGGGCATGCAGGTGATTGTGGTTGCCAACCTGAAACCCGCAAAGCTGATGGGCATTTTGTCGAGCGGGATGCTCCTGGCGGCTGTGGACGGCAAGTCCGTGATCGTCGGGACAGTGGAGAAACCCGTCCGGCCCGGCACGCCGCTGACCTGA